The genome window AGACGATCCTCTCCCTGGTGACCGAGCGGCTTGCGGGGATCATCCCGGACGAGTATATCCTCCTGGTCTTCTTCGCGGTGGTGACCCTCGCGATCAAGCTCCTGCTCGACCTCTTCTTCCGCACCGACCTGGGGCTCACCATCGGGGCCATGGGGAACAACGAGCAGATGGTCATCTCCCAGGGGGTGAATCCCCAGACCCTGAAGTCCATCGGCCTGGGCCTCTCCAATGGGCTGGTGGCCCTCTCCGGCGCCTTTGCGGCCCAGTATCTGGGCTTCGCCGACGTGGGGCTCGGTCAGGGGATCATCATCTCGGGCCTGGCGTCGGTCATGATCGGCGAGTTCCTGATCATGAAGAGCAACCGGATCGGGGTGCTCACTCTCTGCGCCGTTCTGGGCTCCATCTGTTTTTACGCGGTCATGTACGTGGGGCGCTACTACGGCTACGTCATCAACATGACCCCCAACGACCTGAACCTCATCAAGGGGATCCTGATCATCGCGCTGCTGGTCCTTACCCAGAGCAAGAAGCTGAAGAAATTCGCCGTTAAAGCTGTGGTGAAAAATGATTGAGCTCAAAAATGTGTCCATGATCTTCAACCCGGGCACGGTGAACGAGAATCAGGCCATCTCGAACATCAACCTGAAGGTCCGGGAGGGGGACTTCATAACCGTCATCGGCAGCAACGGCGCTGGCAAGTCGACCCTCTTCAACCTCATTGCCGGGACCATCACCCCCTCTTCCGGCTCCATTTTCCTGAATGACCGGAACATCACCCGCGACCCCGAGTACAAGCGGGCCAAGTACATCGGCCGGATCTTTCAGAATCCGCTCCTGGGAACCGCTTCCACCATGAGCCTGGAAGACAACATGATGATCACCTATAAAAAGGGGTTCAAGTGGCTCAAGAGGAGCCTGAACCACAAGATGCGGGAGTACTTCCGGACGGAACTGGTCCAGTTGAAGATGGGGCTGGAGGACCGGATGAAGGAGAACCTGGCCCTCTTCTCCGGGGGGCAGCGCCAGGCCCTGACGCTCCTGATGATGGTCCTTTCCCGGCCGGACCTGATCCTTCTCGACGAGCACACGGCGGCCCTGGACCCCAAGAACGCCCAGATCGTCCTGGAGCTCACCGACAAGTTCATTCGGGAATACAATCTCACGGCCATGATGATCACCCACAACATGAGCCATGCCATCGAGTACGGTAACCGGCTCCTGATGATGGACAAAGGGGAGATCATCTTCGAGGCCGAGGGGGAGGAGAAGCGGGCGCTGACCGTGGAGAAGCTCATCGACAAATTCCACCAGATCCGCCACACCTCCTTCGAAAACGACCGCACCCTTCTTTCCGACGACTAGGCGCGGGCCGGCCCCGGTCCCGCGCCGCCCCGACGTAAGCCATGCTCCTCATTCATCCCCCTGTCGCCAAACCGGGTGAACCGCCCGCCGGCATCGCCCGCCTCGCGGGCGAGCTCCGGGCCCACGGCCTTCCCTGCCGGGTACTGGATGCCAACCTGGAGGGGCTCCTCTGGCTGCTGGATCAGCCGTCTCCGGCTACCGACACCTGGACCCGCCGGGCATCCCGAAGCCGTGCAGATCACCTGGCCGCACTGCGGGGGATGGACGCTTACCGCTCCCCCGACCGGTACCGCCGGGCGGTCAGCGACCTGAACCGGCTCCTGGCCGCGGCGGGGCGCGACTCCGGCGCAGTGCCGGGGCTTGCGGACTACCGGCAGGACGGGTTTTCCCCCGTATCGGGTGCCGATCTGCTCAGGGCTGCGGAAGAGCCTGAGCGCAATCCCTTCCATCCCTGGTTCAGTCAACGCCTGCCCGAGCAGCTGGACGGCGTCCGCGTGGCGGGCCTGTCCCTCAACTACCTGAGCCAGGCGGTTTCTGCCTTCGCCATGATCGGCTTTCTCCGCACGCGGTTCCCCGGACTGACCCTGGTGCTGGGCGGCGGGCTGGTCACGTCGTGGCTGCGGCGCCCCGGGTGGCGCAATCCGTTCGGCGGCCTCGTGGATCACCTGGTGGACGGGCCCGGGGAGTTGCCCCTTCTGCGGCTTCTGGGGGCCGAAGAGCCGCTCTGCCACCAGGTGCCGCCCGCCTACGACCCGCTGCCCCTGCACGACTACCTTTCCCCCGGACTGGTTCTGCCCTACAGCGCCGCCGGCGGCTGCTACTGGAACCGCTGTTCCTTCTGTCCCGAGCGGGCCGAGGGAAACGCCTACCGCCCCCGCGCCGTCCAGCGGGTACTGGCTGATCTGGAGACCCTGGTCAGCCGGCACCAACCCGCGCTGGTGCACCTTCTTGACAATGCCGTCAGTCCGTCGCTCCTGCGGGGGATGGCGGCTGCCCCGCCGGGCGTCCCCTGGTATGGCTTCGCCAGGGTCGACGAACAGTTGGCGGATCCCGATTTCTGCCGGGATCTCAGACGCTCCGGATGCGTGATGCTGAAGCTGGGGCTTGAGTCGGGGGATCAGGGGGTGCTGGACCGGCTGCACAAGGGGGTCGACCTGGCAACGGCGGCACGGGCCCTCCGGAGTCTGCGGGAGGCGGGCATTGCCGTGTACGCCTACCTCCTGTTCGGCACCCCCGCGGAAACGGAAGAGGCTGCCCGGCGGACGCTGGCATTCGTGGCAGAGCACCGGGAGGAGATCGGATTCCTCAATCTGGCGGTGTTCAACATGCCGATCAGCGGGGATGAGGCCGATGCTTACGGCACTGCGCCATTCTACGAGGGAGATCTCTCGCTCTACACCGCCTTCCGGCATCCCCGGGGCTGGGACCGGAAGCAGGTGCGGCGCTTCCTGGACCGGGAGTTCACGCGCCATCCCGCCGTGGCGCCGATTCTGCGCCGGGACCCGCCGGTGTTTACCTCCAACCATGCACCCTTTTTCGTCGGGGGCTGATCAGGCTGCGTCAGCCATCCCGCGCCTTCTGTTTCTCTTGGCAGAATTGCTTTGACAGGGTCAATGCCCGTGGCGTATACAGGATCAATCGGCTTTTCAGTCCAAATTACGGGCAGTTAATCCTACTTTGTCATAGTTGGTTTCTGTTGGTGTAAAGGAAACCGGGGAGTCTCTCTCGGAAAAACCTCCACGCGTTGCCCTGGTCCCCCGACTCGCCTCAACAGCCATAGAGCCGATTTCCTGTCGCACCGGCACCCTGCTTTGTGCGGGACTTTCTTCTCCAGGAGAATCCCCGGCTCCATTGGGGGGCCGTCGGTGGAGCTATGACAAACGAGACTTACAACTGCCCGGCAAGAAAGATGCGTTATGTTCAACCTGAAACCTGAACTTGTGGCCCGTCTTGAACGGGTGCTCACCTCCGTGGAAATGCTGCTGCCGCGCCCCACGCGCCGGTGGACTGGTCGGTCTGTCATGCCGCCAGCTGGCGCCGCCATTCCTTTTCCGGCTATCTCGAACCGGTGCGCCAGACCGATACCGTCACCCTGCCCGAGTTGCTCGGCATCGAGAAGCAGAAAGAGGTGATGACAAGCAACACGCTCCAGTTCCTCCGGGGGCTTCCGGCCAACAACGCCTTGCTCTGGGGATCCCGGGGGACGGGGAAGTCGTCTCTCGTCAAGGCGCTGCTGAATGAATATGCCGCCCAGGGCCTCCGGATTGTCCAGGTGGAGAAAGAGGACCTGATCTATCTGTCCGAGATCTTCGCGGCCGTAGAGAACGAGCCCTACCGCTTCATCCTTCTCTGTGACGACCTGAGCTTCGAGGTGGGAGAGTTGAGCTACAAGATGCTCAAGAGCGCCTTGGACGGCTCGGTCTACTCGGCCCCGGAAAACGTGCTCATCTACGTGACTTCAAACCGTCGGCACCTGATCCCCGAGTACGAGTCGGACAACGTGGGATGGAAATACGTTAATGGCGAGCTCCAGCAGAGCGAGGCAATGGAGGAGAAGATTTCCCTCTCTGACCGTTTCGGGTTGTGGGTTGCCTTCCACGTCTTCTCCCAGGACCGTTATCTGGAGGCGGTTCGTCTCTGCATCGAGCGTGAGGCCCGCCAGCGCAAGGTGGAGATTCCCTGGACCAAGGAGATCGAGCGGGAGGCCATCCAGTGGTCCCACGACAAGAGCAAGCGGTGCGGGCGGACGGCGTTTCAGTTTTCACGGCACTGGGTTGGGCGCTACCTGCTCGGCGGACGGTAACATGATCTCTCGACAGCCCCGCCACGGGTGATGTTGTGGCCGGTCATTTTTTGTGATACAACGGGAGCCTGTTGGTGAAGTTGGCGATTTGTATACGAAAAATGGTTTGTCGTTCCCCGTTGAAGGGGTAAGCCCGGATTGACGGAGAGAGGAAGCGTGTCGAGATGAATCTGCTGGACGGAAAGAAGTGTGCTGAGAGCCTGGTGGCCGAGATTGCCAGGAAAGTGGCGGGTTACACGGAGTCGGGACTGCGCACACCCCACATGACCATCATTCTGGTGGGCGAGCATGCGCCGAGTGAATCGTATGTGAAATCCAAGATCGCCACCAGCGGCCTCGCCGGTTTCGAGAGCACATTGCTGAGGTTCCCCGAGAC of Geobacter anodireducens contains these proteins:
- a CDS encoding ABC transporter permease, yielding MIEGIFVEGLIYGIMVLGVFISFRILDFPDLTVDGSFPLGAALMAQCIMMGVNLWVALLVAFAGGVIAGVVTSLIHNHLKVPNLLAGILTMTMLYSVNIRVLGNRANVPLLNQETILSLVTERLAGIIPDEYILLVFFAVVTLAIKLLLDLFFRTDLGLTIGAMGNNEQMVISQGVNPQTLKSIGLGLSNGLVALSGAFAAQYLGFADVGLGQGIIISGLASVMIGEFLIMKSNRIGVLTLCAVLGSICFYAVMYVGRYYGYVINMTPNDLNLIKGILIIALLVLTQSKKLKKFAVKAVVKND
- a CDS encoding ABC transporter ATP-binding protein, which codes for MIELKNVSMIFNPGTVNENQAISNINLKVREGDFITVIGSNGAGKSTLFNLIAGTITPSSGSIFLNDRNITRDPEYKRAKYIGRIFQNPLLGTASTMSLEDNMMITYKKGFKWLKRSLNHKMREYFRTELVQLKMGLEDRMKENLALFSGGQRQALTLLMMVLSRPDLILLDEHTAALDPKNAQIVLELTDKFIREYNLTAMMITHNMSHAIEYGNRLLMMDKGEIIFEAEGEEKRALTVEKLIDKFHQIRHTSFENDRTLLSDD
- a CDS encoding radical SAM protein; translated protein: MLLIHPPVAKPGEPPAGIARLAGELRAHGLPCRVLDANLEGLLWLLDQPSPATDTWTRRASRSRADHLAALRGMDAYRSPDRYRRAVSDLNRLLAAAGRDSGAVPGLADYRQDGFSPVSGADLLRAAEEPERNPFHPWFSQRLPEQLDGVRVAGLSLNYLSQAVSAFAMIGFLRTRFPGLTLVLGGGLVTSWLRRPGWRNPFGGLVDHLVDGPGELPLLRLLGAEEPLCHQVPPAYDPLPLHDYLSPGLVLPYSAAGGCYWNRCSFCPERAEGNAYRPRAVQRVLADLETLVSRHQPALVHLLDNAVSPSLLRGMAAAPPGVPWYGFARVDEQLADPDFCRDLRRSGCVMLKLGLESGDQGVLDRLHKGVDLATAARALRSLREAGIAVYAYLLFGTPAETEEAARRTLAFVAEHREEIGFLNLAVFNMPISGDEADAYGTAPFYEGDLSLYTAFRHPRGWDRKQVRRFLDREFTRHPAVAPILRRDPPVFTSNHAPFFVGG